A part of Streptomyces sp. NBC_01235 genomic DNA contains:
- a CDS encoding arabinofuranosidase catalytic domain-containing protein, whose product MLEPAIDRRRRRWKAVLLVALAMAVAAFGAPAFATSSQPGATATVHRAAHRAADTSLPCDIYAAGGTPCVTAHSTTRALFASYNGPLYQIQRASDHSYRDIGVLSAGGYADAASQVSFCSGTSCTITKIYDQTAKHNDLPISWGGYWKGPGPGGSDVGADAMALPVTAAGHQVFGVKVTPGVGYRRDHASGVATGSQPEGIYMVTSSNYTNQWCCFDYGSGENSHTDTGNATMNAIYWGNACWFGGCTGNGPWVEADLENGMYHTNTGSNKDPNNTGVHYPFVSAWLKNNGTSNFTLKYGNGASGGLTTTFSGPLPNGYSPMKVDSSVLLGTGGDNSPNGVGEFFEGAMTAGYPSDATENAVQAAITAAGYGAGGGGGNTTGALHAVGAGRCLEVPGASTTPGAQTQIRDCTGAANQTWSQTASHQLTVYSGGSQLCLDASNQGTSPGTKVITWTCNGQTNQQWNRDANGTITSAQSGLCLDVTGAATANGTAVELWTCNGGSNQQWSLS is encoded by the coding sequence ATGCTCGAACCAGCCATCGATCGCCGCCGAAGGCGATGGAAAGCCGTGCTCCTGGTTGCCCTGGCGATGGCCGTGGCCGCGTTCGGCGCGCCGGCGTTCGCCACATCCTCGCAGCCCGGTGCGACCGCCACCGTCCACCGGGCGGCCCACCGCGCGGCGGACACGTCGCTTCCGTGTGACATCTATGCCGCGGGCGGTACGCCCTGTGTGACGGCGCACTCCACGACCAGGGCGCTCTTCGCGTCGTACAACGGGCCGCTGTACCAGATCCAGCGGGCCTCCGATCACAGCTACCGCGACATCGGAGTGCTCAGCGCGGGCGGGTACGCCGACGCCGCTTCCCAGGTCTCGTTCTGCTCGGGTACGTCGTGCACGATCACGAAGATCTACGACCAGACCGCCAAGCACAACGACCTGCCGATCTCCTGGGGCGGCTACTGGAAGGGTCCTGGCCCAGGCGGGTCCGACGTCGGGGCGGACGCCATGGCCCTGCCGGTGACCGCGGCCGGACACCAGGTCTTCGGCGTCAAGGTCACCCCCGGCGTCGGCTACCGGCGCGACCACGCGAGCGGCGTGGCCACCGGCTCCCAGCCCGAAGGCATCTACATGGTGACGTCGTCGAACTACACGAACCAGTGGTGCTGCTTCGACTACGGCAGCGGTGAGAACTCCCACACCGACACCGGCAACGCCACCATGAACGCCATCTACTGGGGCAACGCCTGCTGGTTCGGCGGATGCACCGGCAACGGTCCGTGGGTCGAGGCCGATCTGGAGAACGGCATGTACCACACCAACACCGGCTCCAACAAAGATCCCAACAACACCGGTGTGCACTACCCGTTCGTCAGCGCGTGGCTGAAGAACAACGGCACCAGCAACTTCACCCTCAAATACGGCAACGGCGCGAGCGGCGGCCTGACCACCACCTTCTCCGGCCCTTTGCCGAACGGCTACTCACCGATGAAGGTCGACAGTTCGGTCCTGCTCGGCACCGGGGGCGACAACAGTCCCAATGGCGTGGGCGAGTTCTTCGAAGGCGCGATGACGGCGGGCTACCCCTCCGACGCCACCGAGAACGCCGTGCAGGCCGCCATCACCGCCGCCGGCTACGGGGCGGGCGGCGGCGGTGGCAACACGACGGGTGCGCTGCATGCGGTGGGTGCGGGCAGGTGTCTGGAGGTACCGGGCGCGTCCACGACGCCGGGTGCGCAGACGCAGATCCGGGACTGCACCGGCGCGGCGAACCAGACCTGGTCGCAGACCGCCTCCCACCAGCTCACCGTGTACTCCGGCGGCAGCCAACTGTGCCTTGACGCCTCCAACCAGGGCACCAGTCCCGGCACCAAGGTCATCACCTGGACCTGCAACGGCCAGACCAACCAGCAGTGGAACCGCGACGCCAACGGCACCATCACCAGCGCCCAGTCCGGCCTGTGCCTGGACGTGACC
- a CDS encoding glycoside hydrolase family 27 protein has protein sequence MPVITDRARRLRPLPPLLSLRRTLALTFSIVLLAVAAPVLALGAAQPAAALGNGLALTPQMGFNDWNAYGCNVSESLIKSTAQAMHTNGMQAAGYSYVNIDDCWMTHNRDSGGRLVPDPAKFPDGIKGTADYVHSLGLKLGIYEDAGTATCAGYPGSLGHETTDAQSFASWGVDYLKYDNCNSNGVPARTRYTAMRDALAATGRPILFSLCNWGQENVWTWGAGVGNSWRTTGDISASFSSMLSIFHSNVGLASYAGPGHWNDPDMLEVGNGSMTATESRSEFSLWAEMAAPLIAGTNIPSASADTLSTLTNSRVIAVDQDSLGKQGTMVSSSGGLDVLAKPLANGDVSVALFNETGSTATITTTAAAIGKTGASSYALTDLWSGAASTTSSTISASVPAHGTVMYRVAGGTSSGGGTSVTGELHAVGAGKCLDVPNSTTTAGTQVEIWSCNGGANQIWTHSTSNQFTVYSGSRQMCLDAYNNQNSPGTKVEIWSCNGGANQQWTLNSNGTITGVQSGLCLDVTGGATADGTLAELWTCNGSSSQRWTQG, from the coding sequence ATGCCCGTGATCACTGACAGAGCCAGGCGACTGCGGCCGCTGCCCCCGCTGCTGTCCTTGCGCAGGACCCTGGCGCTCACGTTCTCGATCGTGCTGCTCGCCGTGGCCGCCCCCGTCCTCGCCCTCGGCGCGGCGCAGCCAGCCGCCGCGCTGGGCAACGGCCTCGCGCTGACCCCGCAGATGGGTTTCAACGACTGGAACGCGTACGGCTGCAATGTCTCCGAGTCGCTGATCAAGTCCACCGCGCAGGCGATGCACACCAACGGCATGCAGGCGGCGGGCTACTCGTACGTCAACATCGACGACTGCTGGATGACCCATAACCGCGATTCCGGCGGCCGCCTGGTGCCGGATCCGGCCAAGTTCCCCGACGGCATCAAGGGCACCGCGGACTACGTGCACTCGCTGGGGCTGAAACTGGGGATCTACGAGGACGCGGGCACCGCGACCTGTGCCGGGTATCCGGGCAGCCTGGGGCACGAGACCACGGACGCGCAGTCCTTCGCGTCGTGGGGTGTGGACTATCTGAAGTACGACAACTGCAACAGCAACGGGGTGCCCGCGCGGACCCGGTACACCGCGATGCGGGACGCCCTGGCGGCGACCGGCCGGCCGATCCTGTTCAGCCTGTGCAACTGGGGCCAGGAGAACGTGTGGACCTGGGGCGCGGGTGTGGGCAACAGCTGGCGCACCACCGGGGACATCAGCGCGAGCTTCTCCAGCATGCTGTCGATCTTCCACAGCAACGTGGGGCTGGCCTCCTACGCGGGTCCCGGCCACTGGAACGACCCGGACATGCTGGAGGTCGGCAACGGCTCGATGACGGCCACCGAGAGCCGCAGCGAGTTCAGTCTGTGGGCGGAGATGGCCGCGCCGCTGATCGCGGGCACCAACATCCCCTCGGCCAGTGCGGACACCTTGTCCACGCTGACCAACTCCCGGGTGATCGCGGTCGATCAGGATTCCCTGGGCAAGCAGGGCACCATGGTCTCCTCCTCGGGCGGCCTGGACGTGCTGGCCAAGCCGCTGGCCAACGGGGACGTGTCGGTGGCGCTGTTCAACGAGACGGGCTCGACGGCGACCATCACCACCACCGCGGCCGCGATCGGGAAGACCGGGGCGTCCAGTTATGCCCTGACCGACCTGTGGTCGGGGGCGGCCTCCACCACCTCCAGCACGATCAGCGCCTCGGTGCCGGCGCACGGCACGGTGATGTACCGGGTCGCGGGCGGCACCAGCAGCGGCGGCGGCACCAGCGTGACCGGTGAGCTGCACGCGGTGGGTGCGGGCAAGTGCCTGGACGTGCCGAACTCGACCACGACCGCCGGCACCCAGGTGGAGATCTGGAGCTGCAACGGCGGGGCCAACCAGATATGGACGCATTCCACGTCCAACCAGTTCACCGTCTACTCCGGCAGTCGCCAGATGTGCCTGGACGCCTACAACAACCAGAACAGCCCCGGGACGAAGGTGGAGATCTGGTCGTGCAATGGCGGCGCCAACCAGCAGTGGACGCTGAACTCCAACGGCACGATCACCGGCGTCCAGTCCGGCCTGTGCCTGGACGTCACCGGAGGGGCCACGGCTGACGGAACCCTCGCCGAGCTGTGGACCTGCAACGGCAGCAGCAGCCAGCGGTGGACGCAGGGATGA
- a CDS encoding arabinofuranosidase catalytic domain-containing protein, with amino-acid sequence MALPAMTLATAPAWSAPAPAAPLVSSASGRCLDVKGNVDTSGTALDIWDCNNQVNQAFEFTTAGELRTMGGTRCVDAYDNRTAPGTPVVIRSCDGRSNQMWRQNPDGSVTGVGSGLCLDVNGAGTANGTAVILWTCNGQSNQKWSTPTPPPPPGGSGPCDIYSAGGTPCVAAHSTVRALYGSYSGNLYQVRRSSDNATRDIGVLATGGFADAAAQDSFCAGTSCVITVVRDQSGHGNDLWYQGSAQVPGSSQSSPAKATSESLTAGGTKAYSLYINPGNSYWRDGHLTGVPTGAAPEGAYMVTSGTHVNGGCCFDYGNSETTRKADAAGAMDAINFGTECWFGDCSGSGPWVQADLEWGLYSGGSQSWNTNQRAFPGKFVTAMLKNNGTSRFALKGGNAQSGGLTTLWDGGLPGGYSPMKKQGAIVLGSGGDCCKPGGGANLSAGTFYEGAIVAGYPSDATDNAVQANIAGAGYR; translated from the coding sequence ATGGCGCTGCCGGCCATGACGCTGGCGACCGCGCCGGCATGGTCGGCGCCGGCGCCGGCGGCACCTCTGGTGAGCTCGGCGTCGGGGCGGTGTCTGGACGTCAAGGGCAACGTCGACACGTCGGGAACGGCGTTGGACATCTGGGACTGCAACAACCAGGTCAATCAGGCGTTCGAGTTCACGACGGCGGGTGAGCTGAGGACGATGGGCGGCACCCGGTGCGTGGACGCCTACGACAACCGGACGGCTCCGGGAACCCCGGTGGTCATCCGGTCGTGCGACGGGCGGTCGAACCAGATGTGGCGACAGAACCCCGACGGGTCCGTCACCGGTGTCGGCTCCGGTTTGTGCCTGGACGTCAACGGGGCGGGCACGGCCAATGGCACCGCGGTCATCCTGTGGACCTGCAACGGCCAGAGCAACCAGAAGTGGAGCACGCCGACACCTCCGCCTCCGCCCGGCGGATCGGGCCCGTGCGACATCTATTCCGCGGGCGGTACGCCGTGCGTGGCCGCGCACAGCACGGTGCGGGCGCTCTACGGTTCGTACAGCGGCAACCTGTACCAGGTCAGGCGCTCCTCGGACAACGCGACCAGGGACATCGGCGTGCTGGCGACCGGCGGCTTCGCCGACGCGGCGGCGCAGGACTCGTTCTGTGCGGGTACCTCGTGCGTGATCACGGTCGTCCGCGACCAGTCCGGACACGGCAACGACCTGTGGTACCAGGGATCGGCCCAGGTCCCGGGATCGAGTCAGAGCAGCCCCGCGAAGGCGACCTCCGAGTCGCTGACCGCTGGAGGCACCAAGGCGTACTCGCTGTACATCAACCCCGGGAACAGCTACTGGCGGGACGGCCACCTGACGGGCGTGCCGACCGGCGCAGCGCCCGAAGGGGCGTACATGGTGACCAGCGGCACCCACGTCAACGGCGGCTGCTGCTTCGACTACGGCAACAGCGAGACGACACGGAAGGCCGACGCCGCCGGGGCGATGGACGCGATCAACTTCGGCACCGAGTGCTGGTTCGGCGACTGCTCGGGAAGCGGTCCCTGGGTGCAGGCCGATCTCGAGTGGGGCCTGTACTCCGGCGGCAGCCAGTCCTGGAACACCAACCAGCGGGCCTTTCCCGGCAAGTTCGTCACCGCGATGTTGAAGAACAACGGGACGTCGAGGTTCGCCCTCAAGGGCGGCAACGCGCAGTCCGGCGGCCTCACGACCCTGTGGGACGGCGGGCTTCCCGGCGGATACAGCCCCATGAAGAAACAAGGAGCCATCGTCCTCGGGAGCGGCGGCGACTGCTGCAAGCCCGGCGGCGGCGCCAACCTGAGCGCCGGCACCTTCTACGAAGGAGCGATCGTCGCCGGCTACCCCTCCGATGCGACCGACAACGCGGTGCAGGCCAACATCGCCGGGGCCGGCTACCGCTGA